CCAAAGAGAATGAAAGGGTTTTGGACATGTGTTCAGCACCCGGTGGTAAATCCTCCCATATTGCAGCTCTGATGAAAAATACTGGAGTCTTATTTTCCAATGATGTAAATCGGGATAGGATCAAAGCAGTGATTGGAAATTTTCACAGACTCGGAATAGTGAATTCAGTTATTTGCAGTTACGACGGAAGGAAAATACCTTCTGTGAGTTTACCAATAACATTGTCCGATTATCATGATATTATacagtaaaaataatcaagtaATTGCCTCGTAACAATGCCAtaatgtattttttgtttcgcaATACAGATCATAAAAGGTTTTGATCGAGTTCTTCTCGACGCTCCTTGTACAGGCACTGGAGTTGTGGCAAAGGATCCTGGtgttaaaataaacaaagacgAACTGGATGTTCAACGTTGTTGCACATTGCAAAGAGAACTTTTATTGGCTGCCATAGACAGCGTCAATGCACGTTCCGACACCGGAGGCATTATCGTCTATTCAACATGTTCAATTCTTCCAGAGGAAAACGAGTGGATAGTTGATTATGCTTTGAAGAAACGAGACGTGAAACTTGTACCAACTGGTTTAGATTTTGGTGAGGAAGGCTTTACAAACTATCGACATCACAGGTTTCACCCGACTCTTAAATTGACCAGACGTTTCTATCCCCATACGCATAACATGGACGGATTTTTTGTTgctaaattgaaaaagttttcgaatATGGTTGTTAAGCAAGAGATTGTGGAGGATGATGACGCTACATCTGAATAAACTAATCGTATACACGAAAGCAAATCAGTGACTCCAATGTTTTGCATCATTTtgattatagaaattttataaatgacCGTCAGTCATACGTTTTAGGCAGTTTCAGGATAACTCTATAAAAGTTGCCCCGTtttttatgataaaaataacaacggaaaaaatatttacctcGTAAATTAGAAATTTGTAGAGTCCGAGCTAATGTCAGTACAGTTTTATTGCACTATGATGTAAAtaggtattattttttgaatatttttgttatctACTATATTACATGTTGCTGTACAGCACAGGTGAGGTAATCCACTATTACCtatatacatttgtatatacCTGTCAATCCGactgtataattatacataaacgTATAATCAAGCAGATTGTTGGATGATATTAAGTCAACCGAAATGTTCAAAGGTTCAGAAACTATTAGTTAGCAATTAATTTGATCGTGGACTCTGATTGCCAACTCAATGTTAGAACCGTACCTGATTGATCATTGACACTAGTGGAAGAATATACTTTTCAATTGTTGATCACAGAGTCGCCTTACTTCATCTGAAATGATCGTGTATGTTGATTATTAAATATAATGCTTGAAACTCAATTTTGTTAatgcattttgaaaaatttgctatTCACTTTTATACGCACcatcaatttcaattaaattagcatttttctGTTGcgtaacaacaaaaaattctctcaaGTTCGATAATTTGCCAACAACCCAGTATTCGCTCATTGTTTTTATCACGATTTCGCCAGCTTCTTTGAATCTGAAATATCATCAAGGCTCATTGGTAAAGCTGTGTGCATGAAAAGTTTGATTTATGTTTACATACTTTTTTGtatcattatttatatcaGTTATTATCCGTAGTACTTCAGGTGTCGTTAATACGTTAGAACAGCGTCTATTATCCAAATGAATCGTGCTTTTATAGGCTAAATTCAGCTTGTTGAAGTACAAATACTTCGGGCATGATTCAGCGCTGAATGACACGTGCTTTGAACACTGTTCCGCCACCAGACTGACCAGCGTGGTTAATTGGGGCCCGAGAAACGTGTCGAGGCTTTTAAAAAGATCCATAAGCAAGCTGGTCTTGCCTTTAACGAATATATACAAATTAGCAAGAGTATCTAATGTTTGCATTGTTCAACAgttgtgaataattttactgCAAAGTACTGTCGAAGTATACTTACTGTCCACAAATAAACATATCGTTGCACTCAGTGCACGATACACTACTAAATACAGGGAAACTGGCGTTGTGGAATAATTTATGAACACTTTGGGTAATTTGCCAATTCCACTGGGTTCATTAATGCTGCTAGGACCTGTTACGAACctgaaatacaaaattcaaagatTGATGTTTATTGCGTGATCAATAACAATCAAGACTAATGGTGCGTTTTGTTTGCAAATTCTCTGATTGTGAAGAGTCGAAACTCACTTTCCATAGTGCGAGGTTGTGAACGGGGATGGAGAATTACGGGGCATGGATCCACCATGTAATTCAGTTTCAAGGTGAGCTGGTAACAATGTGCTTACTAAATAGTTGTAAACAACTTGCATGTCTTGAGGCTCCAGCCCGCTCCTAATaaaagcaatattttttatcgatcgtctagtcgaaaaaattgttcgaacTTTGTCTCTAGTGTAATCGATACCTTTGCTTATCACTGCTTTACTCACCAGACTAGTTGATCATTGTATAGGAAAGCGGTGTATTTTACTTGAGAAAACATTGCTTCGACGAGATTCATAAAACATTGAACGTGGAGAAACGTCGTCTTGTCTAATGGTAAAAATTGCAAGCCTTGAAAAACATCTAAAATGTCACTGTTGTTCAATTTCAGAGATGGCAGGTACTGAAATGAAAtggtagaaataaaatttatcgatcAAAGTTGGGTTGGAGAAAAAATGTGACTTCATCGTTAATTACCCTTGAGTAAAAGTGATCCAGTTTATGCTTTAATAAAAGAACTGAACCGCAATCAGGGTCATTTAAAATGGTATTAAAAGAGCCCATGAACAGTTTGAACATGGCGTAAGTTTGTTTTAGGATCGCTTGACATACGCTGCTCGATACTTCGTCATGCTGATACTCAATATATTCCGTATCGTCTTTGGTCTTCCAAAGATAAGGTATGCCTACAATCTGCGGGGATTAAAAAACCAAGTGATTGATACAATTGAGTTGAAAGCACGTGTAGGATATTGTAAGAATGAGAAAACAAATACCATAACCATCCAGAAATCTGGCTCGGGTTCGAAATAGATTTGTCGGGTTTTGTGAGTATGACAGTAATCACATGTTTGTCCGGGGCTGAAGGATCTGTCGATTAAAAGAAAACTTTGATTATCCAGTAGTAAACATCGACTATTTCAACACTGATTCTTATTGTTTACTTACTGGGTAAATTTAATGATCGCCTCTCCAAgtccgatattttttatttgtgtttCCGAATCCGTTGAAACTGGATAATAGTACAgaatctttttctcttcctaaAATAATAAGAGGTGTAAATTAATGaactttaataaaaaaattcatgcttaaaattaaaataaaataaatattgattcaCTGTTCCGTAATGGTATAccataaataattgaataacatTTTAGTAACTGGATTTTTCTAGTGCACATGTTCTCTGATATGATAATTTGTGAGTCACAAAAATCGTTTATCATCACGAGCTTTAGTCATCTGTACAGACAAATACATGTCGATAGTGTTTTTGTGCAATTGTGTCTAAAGAAGGAAGAGAAATTAAACTCGAGTTAAATTTAAGACCAGAAATACTTCGACGACAAATAATACTGACAAAATTCTTACCTCTCCTTCCTTCTTTGCGTATGTtccattgaaaatataaaaatgttccAACGTAATTTCAGTCTTCGATGTCATTTCAGTTGATTCAGATTAGCGGTACAGCTATGGATAAATTAATTCGACGCTAACAAAATAATTCGACGtatatcatattattattaaataaaatttaacgctATATCGCTCCTATCGACACCAATCAACGCTCTGTCAGAGAGAATTCTGACAGCTAGTTGGAAACTGATTATGAGACTAGTTTATTCCACGGTCCATGCTAAGTCCGTGGTTTATTCCGTAAACTGTTGTTAAAATAGATGCCGACCAAGAAAGTGAAAATCATCATTGCTTTCGTAGTTTGTAAAATGTCCGTCAGTGGCGCTGGCTGTCTAAGTCGCCATTTTCAATACAGACTCCAAGTTTGAACAAGGAGAATATCGGCTCACTGAAGTTTGGTCAGTCAACGTGTTCGGTGTGTTGTTCGGTGTGAGACGTCTCGACAGTGTTCCAACAGTGAGTGAGCTGCGACTTACGAATCCAGCACATACTTATGACTCTACACGTTGGAATATTTAACGAAAGGTGGTCTGATTGATCCGGATGAAGAATCTCCGCTGCTGACGAGTTGATTGTGAGCGTAAATACCGACTTATTTGATGCGGAAGTTTGGTCAAACAAAGGAATTCATATCATGACAGCAACAAAACGTGCTTCTATGGTAAGCAAATTCGAATTTTCGCTGCATGTAATTGTCGGAAAAATACTACCTCACCTACCGACGCACTTACCGATCAATTTGATACTCTTGATTTCACCATGATGGCGCTTGCATCGacatttcgtaaattttggcGGGATACGCAAGCTCTGACAAACAAGTGACAAACGATCAAGTAgccattttcattattattcgcCTGACGTTGAGTTTCGTTCGTGTAATCCAATTAACCGCGTGTAAGTTGAAGTCGGTGTGTTGTGTTTAAAGTGAAATAATGTACTGACTTATCGCAGATAAAGTGTGTATTCGTTGGAATAATTACGGAATGCGGTGTGGTTGATAGTTTAGCGGGAAAACAAGGTCGCGAGACAGCCGAATCAACAAAGTTTGACGGTGCGATTTTCGTTCGACGCTGGTTTGTATATTTCCTCGACCTTCGTCCAGCCGAAGTAGAGCATTCGCGTAATGACCATCAATCGGTGACCTTCGGTGCAGTCTAGCAGTGTAAATCAGTGCAGTCTAGTTGTGTAAATCAGTGCAAATGGGCAACCAGCAGTGTTTGAGGATGATACGGCATCAAAAGAGTATTCACGAGGACTCCCGGTTACAATTCACAATTCTAGGTAAGGATCTTTGTACAACTTATTAACTGCATACACGCTTGCGGAAATATTACGATCCAGTAAAACAGGGTCACTGAGAATCTCGACGATCGTTTTTTTAACGCATATCTGTTTCCTGAATTTCGTTATTATTGAAATGCGCGTGTAAGGATCGTAAATTATTGTATATGCGTTTAAATCTGCCTGTATGTAGGCAATCTGTGCGCGTCGAGTAGTGCCTTTCGCCTATGTGACGGCGGAAAACATGTGAACACATACAGGTGCTCCTGGGCTACATTTTTCGTTTGCGAATGAAGGGTATGTAGtactcctacccttaccgaccgaggaAAGTccccctttttcttcctatattgaataaacaaataaacgcAAAGGGTCTGCGAGTACTACATACCCTTGATCTCTAAGGCCCTCGATGTTATTTTGTATCAAATCAAACTGATGCTCGATGCGTGTCTCAATTCAACTATGTATGTGCACAATTAGGGTGATCCTTATTTACGGTGTTGCCGATCTTTTTCCGTGCCGCCCTTCAAATCGACTTCAAACAATTCAAAAACAgttccctaattttttcagatttttatctcaattctAAATCCTCCCTGTAAGAGGATGGATTTCCCCGTTTATAATACACGTGTTTTGGCCACATAGTTTTggtacaaattttattataagagtaataatgttcagAAAAATCTATACTGTGAGATTTTAGTGTGCAATTCGACTTTTTATTCGGACAGTAGCACAAATATTCtcagtgaaataaaattgttggGAAATGGCGGGCCTTAGAAATCTGAGAAACAAAGTCATAAGATCGTTGgagttataattaaatatttcaacagaTACCGTATATTGATTAGTATACATTAATAACAAATTCTGTAAAATAACATAACTTACAGTCGCTTGGGATACAACAATATTggtttctatttttattttttattcttttgtttgAATATGGATAATAACTTTATTACTTTAATTCTTTGTCTATTTATTTGGCAACAGTTAACAATAATTGGGTTAatcattatttatatgataataataattcaattataaataaaaattaattacactattaatattataataccaTTTTTAATTCGTTTTATAGCTAAACATTGCTTTCGCAAtgtcttttttatttaattttcctaatttttctcttttcaattttttttgtttgtttttcttctaaaaATATTGCAATGTTCTAGCAGTTTTTTAACAAATCTATATTTCGATACCTATAATACGGGCGGCTATAGTGTTATCGTAAAAAATGCTGCCTGTATGCTCAATAGAAACACTATTATGTTAGATAGATATATCCTTGAGACTTTGTTGacttttcaaacatttttctttttatttcatgcGTTGGCGTTGAGTTCTCATTCAATTAACGATCTAAGTTATTACTTTAGAAGATTGAACACGTCGTTTCGTATCAGAGGTGATCGACACAGACAGTTACTCATTACttgaaataataagaaattttaaaataaaatcttaaaCGCCAGCATTCGTTTCTCTTGCGAAAACAaagtgtgatttttttcagaaaaccCTATATCTCGTTTTCACTTATTGACAAAGTTCATTCGGAGGCGGCGAAGGTAGGGTAAAAGTTTTCCGGAAAAAAACCATTCTTTCCAACTTCTATAGACGATCTGTTGGGCGTTGTTTGATTCGTTCTGTTGCTCCATTCTAGcaa
The sequence above is drawn from the Neodiprion pinetum isolate iyNeoPine1 chromosome 2, iyNeoPine1.2, whole genome shotgun sequence genome and encodes:
- the Ccz1 gene encoding vacuolar fusion protein CCZ1 homolog isoform X2, coding for MTSKTEITLEHFYIFNGTYAKKEGEEEKKILYYYPVSTDSETQIKNIGLGEAIIKFTQSFSPGQTCDYCHTHKTRQIYFEPEPDFWMVMIVGIPYLWKTKDDTEYIEYQHDEVSSSVCQAILKQTYAMFKLFMGSFNTILNDPDCGSVLLLKHKLDHFYSRYLPSLKLNNSDILDVFQGLQFLPLDKTTFLHVQCFMNLVEAMFSQVKYTAFLYNDQLVWSGLEPQDMQVVYNYLVSTLLPAHLETELHGGSMPRNSPSPFTTSHYGKFVTGPSSINEPSGIGKLPKVFINYSTTPVSLYLVVYRALSATICLFVDSKTSLLMDLFKSLDTFLGPQLTTLVSLVAEQCSKHVSFSAESCPKYLYFNKLNLAYKSTIHLDNRRCSNVLTTPEVLRIITDINNDTKKFKEAGEIVIKTMSEYWVVGKLSNLREFFVVTQQKNANLIEIDDEVRRLCDQQLKSIFFH
- the Ccz1 gene encoding vacuolar fusion protein CCZ1 homolog isoform X3; the encoded protein is MEEKKILYYYPVSTDSETQIKNIGLGEAIIKFTHFLLIDRSFSPGQTCDYCHTHKTRQIYFEPEPDFWMVMIVGIPYLWKTKDDTEYIEYQHDEVSSSVCQAILKQTYAMFKLFMGSFNTILNDPDCGSVLLLKHKLDHFYSRYLPSLKLNNSDILDVFQGLQFLPLDKTTFLHVQCFMNLVEAMFSQVKYTAFLYNDQLVWSGLEPQDMQVVYNYLVSTLLPAHLETELHGGSMPRNSPSPFTTSHYGKFVTGPSSINEPSGIGKLPKVFINYSTTPVSLYLVVYRALSATICLFVDSKTSLLMDLFKSLDTFLGPQLTTLVSLVAEQCSKHVSFSAESCPKYLYFNKLNLAYKSTIHLDNRRCSNVLTTPEVLRIITDINNDTKKFKEAGEIVIKTMSEYWVVGKLSNLREFFVVTQQKNANLIEIDDEVRRLCDQQLKSIFFH
- the Ccz1 gene encoding vacuolar fusion protein CCZ1 homolog isoform X1, yielding MTSKTEITLEHFYIFNGTYAKKEGEEEKKILYYYPVSTDSETQIKNIGLGEAIIKFTHFLLIDRSFSPGQTCDYCHTHKTRQIYFEPEPDFWMVMIVGIPYLWKTKDDTEYIEYQHDEVSSSVCQAILKQTYAMFKLFMGSFNTILNDPDCGSVLLLKHKLDHFYSRYLPSLKLNNSDILDVFQGLQFLPLDKTTFLHVQCFMNLVEAMFSQVKYTAFLYNDQLVWSGLEPQDMQVVYNYLVSTLLPAHLETELHGGSMPRNSPSPFTTSHYGKFVTGPSSINEPSGIGKLPKVFINYSTTPVSLYLVVYRALSATICLFVDSKTSLLMDLFKSLDTFLGPQLTTLVSLVAEQCSKHVSFSAESCPKYLYFNKLNLAYKSTIHLDNRRCSNVLTTPEVLRIITDINNDTKKFKEAGEIVIKTMSEYWVVGKLSNLREFFVVTQQKNANLIEIDDEVRRLCDQQLKSIFFH